The DNA region GGTAACAAAGGTGGAAAAGGTAAAGCTGGAGCCGGAAAACAACACTGGACCTGGACAGTAATTCACGACCCAGATCACTTTGGTAAACACGGTTTCAAAAGACCTCAAAAAATGATTAAAAAAGTTAATTCTGTTAACTTAAGTTACTTAGAAGAAAAAGCAGATGAGTTAATTGCCAGTGGCAAGGCATCCATGGATGGAGATGCAATCGTCATTGACGTAACCGAATTAGGTTATGACAAAGTTTTAGCAAAAGGAAAAATTTCTAAAACTTTCAAGATTTCCGCTCCAAAATTCTCAGCATCTGCAATCGAAAAAATTGA from Methanobrevibacter millerae includes:
- a CDS encoding uL15m family ribosomal protein is translated as MIRTKRKINKLRGSRSNGGGCTKKRRGAGNKGGKGKAGAGKQHWTWTVIHDPDHFGKHGFKRPQKMIKKVNSVNLSYLEEKADELIASGKASMDGDAIVIDVTELGYDKVLAKGKISKTFKISAPKFSASAIEKIEEVGGEAIEL